From one Geoalkalibacter halelectricus genomic stretch:
- a CDS encoding 30S ribosomal protein S1: MVENKGQINQNEDEFLDRDEELEDAETFAELLDSTHKALKPGEVVKGVVVQKTPDSVVVDVGYKSEGIIPLSEFVEDGVAADIGIGSEFDVLFEGTDSETGLVRLSKRKADQQKVWNSLEEDAIVEGRILSRIKGGLSVDIGVNAFLPGSQVDLRPVRNLEKMIGEIYKFKIIKLNKRRGNIVLSRRVLLEDERENLRGKTLENLEEGKIVEGVVKNLTDYGAFIDLGGIDGLLHITDMSWGRVNHPSDILNVGDRIKVKVLKFDQEKERVSLGLKQITPDPWEEASGKYPVGARVVGKVVSLTDYGAFVELEEGVEGLIHVSEMSWTKRIKHPNKILNIGDEVESLVLAVDADNRRISLGLKQVEPNPWDIIGEKFPVGTIIEGQVKNITDFGIFVGVDEGIDGLVHISDISWIKRIKHPSEVYKKGDLVKAVVLNIDRENERFSLGVKQLAADPWETIPERYRPGTIVKGKVTSVTDFGIFLEIEEGIEGLIHVSEISKEKVDSPKTFAKVGDELEAVVLNIDMDDRKIGLSIKKISDQKEKAEVDAYLGSQKEATSSLGALLQGAMNKAAGDKKED, encoded by the coding sequence ATGGTCGAAAACAAGGGTCAGATCAACCAGAACGAAGACGAATTTTTGGACAGGGACGAAGAGCTGGAAGACGCGGAAACTTTTGCCGAGCTTCTTGACAGCACCCACAAGGCGCTCAAGCCCGGTGAGGTGGTCAAAGGGGTCGTCGTGCAAAAGACGCCCGATTCCGTCGTGGTCGATGTCGGGTACAAATCCGAGGGGATCATCCCCTTGAGTGAATTCGTGGAAGACGGCGTTGCCGCCGATATCGGCATCGGCAGCGAATTCGACGTGCTTTTCGAGGGCACCGACAGTGAGACCGGCTTGGTGCGCCTTTCCAAGCGCAAGGCTGATCAGCAGAAAGTCTGGAACAGCCTGGAAGAAGATGCCATCGTCGAAGGGCGCATTCTTTCGCGCATCAAGGGCGGCCTGTCCGTTGATATCGGAGTCAATGCCTTCCTGCCCGGATCCCAGGTGGATCTGCGGCCGGTACGCAATCTGGAGAAGATGATCGGCGAAATCTATAAGTTCAAGATCATCAAACTCAATAAAAGACGCGGCAACATCGTTCTGTCGCGCCGCGTGTTGCTCGAGGACGAGCGGGAGAATCTGCGCGGAAAAACACTTGAAAACCTCGAGGAAGGCAAAATCGTCGAGGGTGTGGTCAAAAACCTCACCGATTATGGCGCTTTCATCGACCTGGGCGGCATTGACGGCCTGTTGCACATCACCGATATGTCCTGGGGACGGGTCAATCATCCCTCGGATATTCTCAACGTCGGCGATCGCATCAAGGTCAAAGTACTCAAGTTCGATCAGGAAAAAGAGCGTGTTTCCCTGGGTCTCAAGCAGATCACTCCGGATCCCTGGGAAGAAGCCTCTGGTAAGTATCCGGTCGGCGCCCGGGTCGTCGGCAAGGTTGTGAGCCTCACCGATTACGGCGCCTTCGTCGAGTTAGAGGAAGGCGTCGAGGGCCTGATCCATGTCTCGGAAATGAGCTGGACCAAGCGGATCAAGCACCCCAACAAGATTCTCAACATCGGCGACGAAGTCGAATCCCTGGTTCTTGCCGTGGACGCCGACAACCGTCGTATTTCCCTGGGCCTTAAGCAAGTCGAGCCCAATCCCTGGGACATCATCGGCGAGAAATTCCCGGTCGGCACCATCATCGAAGGCCAGGTCAAGAATATTACCGACTTCGGCATCTTCGTGGGCGTTGACGAGGGTATTGACGGGCTGGTGCATATTTCCGACATCTCCTGGATCAAGCGCATCAAGCATCCCTCCGAGGTTTACAAGAAGGGCGACCTGGTCAAGGCCGTGGTGCTCAACATCGACCGCGAGAACGAGCGGTTCAGCCTGGGGGTCAAGCAACTGGCCGCCGATCCTTGGGAGACCATTCCCGAGCGCTACCGCCCCGGCACCATCGTCAAGGGCAAGGTGACCTCGGTGACCGATTTCGGCATCTTCCTCGAAATCGAGGAGGGTATCGAAGGCCTCATCCACGTCTCGGAGATCAGCAAGGAAAAGGTCGATTCGCCCAAGACCTTCGCCAAGGTCGGCGATGAGCTTGAGGCGGTGGTCCTCAACATCGATATGGATGACCGCAAGATCGGTCTGTCCATCAAGAAGATTTCCGACCAGAAGGAAAAGGCCGAGGTCGATGCCTACCTCGGATCCCAGAAAGAGGCTACCTCAAGCCTTGGAGCGCTGCTCCAGGGTGCGATGAACAAGGCCGCTGGGGATAAGAAAGAAGACTGA
- the ispH gene encoding 4-hydroxy-3-methylbut-2-enyl diphosphate reductase gives MTILLARSAGFCFGVKRATRMAFEAADSHDGICSLGPIIHSPQLVEKLEEKGVVVVHAVKDIPEGAVIIRSHGVTSGELKEINARDLEVVDATCPFVKSAQDYAALLSREGYGVVLVGEREHPEVQGILSYAASGDVFVVAAPDEAEAIPRRKRLGLIAQTTQSFETLRQVADICLKKCQELRIFNTICDATSVRQEEAREIARKSDLVLVIGGFNSANTTRLAQICTEIQPRTHHIETAEQLRAEWFQGVVTVGITAGASTPRWLIDEVIHRVRNISN, from the coding sequence ATCACCATTCTTCTGGCACGCAGCGCCGGTTTCTGCTTCGGCGTCAAACGCGCCACCCGCATGGCTTTTGAAGCCGCGGATTCTCACGACGGCATCTGTTCCCTCGGGCCTATCATCCACTCACCGCAACTGGTGGAGAAGCTCGAGGAAAAAGGCGTGGTCGTGGTGCACGCCGTCAAGGACATCCCCGAGGGAGCGGTCATCATTCGTTCACACGGGGTGACCAGCGGCGAACTCAAGGAAATCAACGCGCGCGATCTCGAGGTGGTCGATGCGACCTGTCCCTTCGTCAAGAGCGCGCAGGATTACGCCGCCCTGCTGAGTCGCGAGGGTTATGGCGTGGTGCTGGTCGGAGAGCGGGAACACCCCGAGGTTCAGGGCATTCTCTCCTACGCCGCGAGCGGGGATGTGTTCGTGGTCGCGGCGCCGGATGAGGCCGAGGCGATTCCGCGCCGTAAGCGCCTGGGGCTCATTGCTCAAACCACCCAGTCCTTCGAGACCTTGCGCCAGGTCGCCGATATCTGCCTGAAGAAATGCCAGGAACTGCGCATCTTCAACACCATTTGCGACGCGACCAGCGTGCGTCAGGAAGAGGCGCGCGAGATTGCCCGCAAATCCGACCTGGTGCTGGTCATCGGCGGCTTCAACAGTGCCAATACCACCCGCCTGGCGCAAATCTGCACCGAAATCCAGCCGCGCACCCACCACATCGAAACCGCTGAGCAACTGCGCGCGGAGTGGTTTCAGGGCGTGGTCACTGTCGGAATCACCGCCGGGGCCTCAACGCCACGTTGGCTGATTGATGAAGTCATCCACAGGGTGCGGAATATCTCCAATTAA
- the cmk gene encoding (d)CMP kinase: protein MTDFKPIVAIDGPSGAGKSTISKLLARRLGFAHIDTGAMYRCVALAALRRGVDPDDEAALGALSLALNIEFRRVDGAQRVFLDGEDVSDAIRTPEVSLLTSRVSSLAAVRDNLTALQRRMGEKGGVVLEGRDIGTVVFPHAEAKFFLTASAQERGRRRYLELKEKGLDVDLARTVAEVEARDVADSSRQHAPLMQATDAVLIDSTDLTIDQVVERMAAAVAARSEERIRS, encoded by the coding sequence ATGACAGATTTTAAGCCCATCGTTGCCATCGACGGTCCCTCCGGGGCCGGCAAGAGCACCATCAGCAAGCTGCTGGCCCGGCGCCTGGGTTTCGCCCATATCGATACGGGGGCCATGTACCGTTGCGTGGCGCTGGCGGCGCTGCGTCGCGGCGTCGATCCGGATGATGAAGCCGCCCTGGGAGCGTTGAGCCTGGCGCTGAACATCGAGTTTCGGCGAGTCGACGGCGCGCAGCGGGTGTTTCTCGACGGCGAGGATGTCAGCGACGCCATTCGCACTCCAGAAGTGAGCCTGCTGACCTCGCGGGTATCTTCGCTGGCCGCGGTGCGGGACAATCTCACCGCTCTGCAGCGCCGCATGGGCGAAAAGGGCGGGGTAGTTCTGGAGGGGCGCGACATTGGCACCGTGGTTTTTCCCCACGCCGAAGCCAAGTTCTTCCTGACCGCCTCGGCACAGGAACGGGGCCGCAGACGCTATCTCGAACTCAAGGAAAAGGGACTGGATGTGGATTTGGCCCGAACCGTCGCCGAGGTCGAGGCGCGCGATGTCGCCGACAGTTCCCGGCAGCATGCGCCGCTCATGCAGGCGACCGATGCGGTGCTCATCGACTCTACGGACCTGACCATCGACCAGGTGGTCGAGCGCATGGCGGCGGCGGTGGCGGCTCGCAGTGAGGAGAGGATACGCAGCTGA
- the aroA gene encoding 3-phosphoshikimate 1-carboxyvinyltransferase, protein MQSQTLSASGGLRGEITVPGDKSISHRSIMLGSLAEGKTRIQGFLEGEDNLSTLKAFQSMGVEITRLGEGILEIQGRGLHGLREPADVLDCGNSGTTMRLMTGLLSAQRFFSVLTGDQYLRRRPMKRVVEPLSRMGARIWGRDGGERAPLAINGGPLRGIEYRSAIASAQVKSALLLAGLYAEGETRVYEPHLSRDHSERMLGFFGAELQTFDGGVSIKPLPRLAGREVQVPGDISSAAFFLVAALITPGSELLVRNVGINPTRSGIIEILRQMGGDLQLHDERTLSGEPVADILVRGSTLRGIEIGGDLVPRAIDEFPVISVAAALAEGVTVIRDAQELRVKETDRIAAMVSELGALGARVEALEDGMRIEGVAALKGGRVKSHGDHRIAMSMAVAALRATGEVTIDDTACTATSFPNFWQLLAQVKG, encoded by the coding sequence ATCCAATCCCAGACCCTGTCCGCCTCTGGCGGCCTGCGCGGTGAAATCACCGTGCCCGGTGACAAGTCCATCTCCCATCGCTCCATCATGCTCGGGTCCCTGGCCGAAGGAAAAACCCGCATTCAAGGTTTTCTCGAGGGCGAGGACAATCTCTCCACCCTCAAGGCGTTTCAGTCCATGGGGGTAGAGATTACCCGACTCGGCGAGGGGATTCTGGAAATCCAGGGGCGCGGTCTGCACGGTCTGCGCGAGCCCGCGGATGTCCTGGACTGCGGCAACTCGGGCACGACCATGCGCCTGATGACGGGCCTGCTTTCGGCGCAGCGTTTTTTTTCCGTGCTCACCGGGGATCAGTACCTGCGGCGCCGGCCCATGAAACGGGTGGTGGAGCCCCTCTCGCGCATGGGCGCGCGCATCTGGGGGCGCGACGGCGGGGAGCGCGCACCACTGGCCATCAACGGTGGCCCTTTGCGGGGGATCGAATATCGCTCGGCCATCGCCAGCGCTCAGGTCAAATCGGCGCTGCTGTTGGCCGGCCTTTACGCCGAAGGCGAAACCAGGGTGTATGAGCCGCACCTCTCGCGCGATCACAGTGAGCGCATGCTGGGCTTTTTCGGCGCCGAACTGCAAACCTTTGACGGGGGAGTGTCCATAAAGCCCCTGCCGCGATTGGCGGGGCGCGAGGTTCAGGTGCCAGGGGATATTTCTTCGGCGGCGTTTTTTCTGGTGGCGGCGCTGATCACCCCGGGCTCGGAACTTCTGGTGCGCAATGTCGGCATCAATCCCACCCGCAGCGGCATCATCGAAATTCTTCGTCAAATGGGCGGAGATCTGCAGTTGCATGACGAGCGCACCCTCTCCGGTGAGCCGGTGGCGGATATTCTCGTACGCGGCAGCACCTTGCGCGGCATTGAGATCGGCGGAGACCTGGTGCCGCGCGCCATCGATGAGTTTCCGGTCATCAGCGTGGCGGCCGCTTTGGCCGAGGGCGTCACGGTAATCCGGGATGCCCAGGAATTGCGCGTCAAGGAAACCGACCGCATTGCCGCCATGGTCAGTGAACTCGGCGCCCTCGGCGCGCGGGTGGAAGCCCTTGAGGACGGCATGCGTATCGAGGGTGTAGCCGCCCTGAAAGGCGGCCGGGTGAAATCCCACGGCGACCATCGCATCGCCATGAGCATGGCGGTGGCGGCTCTGCGCGCCACGGGCGAGGTGACCATTGATGACACCGCCTGCACCGCCACCTCCTTCCCCAATTTCTGGCAACTCCTCGCGCAGGTGAAGGGGTAA